One window from the genome of Fulvivirga lutea encodes:
- the pheS gene encoding phenylalanine--tRNA ligase subunit alpha, with translation MKDKVNSILKDIESATAKTQDELESYRIKFISKKSVVGELFNELKNIPNDQKRAFGQEINKVKQAAQDKFQELIESLETQSSSGSSNHIDLTLPPTGEAGSIHPLNIVKGNIIEIFERLGFNVSDGPEIEDDWHNFTALNFPENHPAREMQDTFFIERNPDMLLRTHTSNVQVRLMNNNKPPFRSIMPGRVFRNEAISARAHCVFHQIEGLYVDENVSFADLKQTLYHFAKELFGPETQIRFRPSYFPFTEPSAEIDISCQICHGDGCQLCKYSGWVEIAGSGMVDPNVLENCGIDSEKYTGFAFGMGVERITQLKYRVNDLRLYTENDIRFLKQFKTAN, from the coding sequence ATGAAGGATAAGGTTAATAGCATATTAAAGGATATAGAGTCAGCAACGGCTAAAACTCAAGATGAGCTAGAATCATATAGAATTAAATTCATCAGCAAAAAGAGCGTAGTTGGTGAGCTGTTTAATGAGCTTAAAAATATACCTAACGACCAAAAGAGAGCATTTGGCCAAGAGATAAATAAGGTAAAGCAAGCAGCTCAAGATAAATTTCAGGAGTTGATTGAATCATTGGAAACTCAAAGCTCTTCAGGTTCTTCCAATCATATCGATCTAACCTTACCCCCCACAGGAGAGGCTGGCAGTATCCATCCTTTGAATATTGTTAAAGGCAACATTATAGAAATTTTTGAGAGACTTGGCTTTAATGTAAGTGATGGGCCTGAAATTGAAGATGACTGGCACAATTTCACTGCACTTAATTTCCCTGAAAACCATCCGGCTAGAGAAATGCAGGATACTTTCTTTATTGAAAGAAATCCGGATATGCTACTCAGAACGCATACTTCAAACGTGCAGGTAAGACTCATGAATAACAATAAGCCCCCTTTTAGGTCAATCATGCCAGGGAGGGTATTCAGAAACGAAGCAATATCAGCCAGAGCACATTGTGTATTTCATCAAATAGAAGGACTTTATGTTGATGAAAATGTAAGTTTTGCTGACTTAAAGCAGACGCTATATCATTTTGCGAAAGAACTATTTGGACCTGAAACCCAAATACGCTTTAGACCTTCTTATTTTCCATTTACTGAGCCAAGTGCTGAAATAGATATTTCATGCCAAATATGCCATGGAGATGGGTGTCAGCTATGTAAATACTCCGGCTGGGTTGAGATAGCAGGATCTGGCATGGTGGACCCTAACGTGTTGGAAAATTGTGGCATTGACTCTGAGAAATATACCGGATTTGCATTTGGTATGGGTGTTGAAAGAATTACACAGCTAAAATATCGAGTAAACGATTTACGTTTATACACTGAAAATGATATCCGATTTTTGAAACAGTTTAAAACAGCAAATTGA